One genomic region from Quercus robur chromosome 4, dhQueRobu3.1, whole genome shotgun sequence encodes:
- the LOC126721946 gene encoding nuclear pore complex protein NUP62-like, which produces MVSLFFFLCFSTFVAGATDSMPKVPELEKADNKNNSNAGVTFRTPETAFSSAASTSTPTASIGVNTSANNSFLNNGSLSSSPSFPSTIPPLLFNNAAAAAALQPPVPLPPPLPAAPHQKLLRIGNFSGNLFVGTSATNASTGSSIFRFSAAATSSAANSQSQGSTLFSAGSGSALSAQASPAGTGVAAFTNSIPIQFSSSAPSPSFGLAGNTALSFGSSSFAVSTPAAKPFNSAAAFGLGTSPTNASTGSSIFGFNAAATSSAANSQSQGSTLFSAGSGSALSAQASPAGTGVAAFTNSIPIQFSSSAPSPSFGLAGNTALSSGSSSFAVSTPAAKPFNSATAFGLGTSATNASTGSSIFGFSVAATSSAANSQSQGSTLFSAGSGSVLSAQAFPAGAGVAAFTNSIPIQFSSSAPSPSFGSAGNTALSSGSSSFAVSTPAAKPFNSAAAFVLGTSASSTDANSNNAIGSTTSSLFGSWQPSNSPIFGSSLTFNSSSSSIGSSVAASTAFVAATTSPSTGFSFPISSTTSVPTTTSPSSGFSFAASTSSVAASTTSSTGFPFAASGASPSAGFPFAASTASTAAPSSAPVAFGSSIVASSGPTFSFTLAMATPTSQPVFGNPNPFTINPSSSGNNDQMNMEDSMEVDTIQASMPTVPVFGQAPVTPQNQSPFQASNSLGGSSFSLGAGRGDMVNRKIVRVSRNPQFGAPQNSATPQNQSPFQASNSLGGSSFSLGAGGGDKANRKIVRVSRNPQFGAPQNSATPQNQSPFQASNSLGGSSFSLGAGGGDKANRKIVRVSRNPQFGAPQNSATPQNQSPFQASNSLGGSSFSLGAGGGDKANRKIVRVSRNPQFGAPQNSATPQNQSPFQASNSLGGSSFSLGAGGGDKANRKIVRVSRNKTRRK; this is translated from the exons ATggtctctttgtttttctttctgtg CTTTTCAACTTTTGTGGCTGGTGCAACTGATTCTATGCCTAAAGTACCTGAATTGGAAAAAGCTGACAATAAGAACAATTCAAATGCGGGAGTCACTTTTAGGACACCAGAAACTGCATTTTCATCTGCTGCATCAACATCAACACCTACTGCAAGTATTGGCGTCAACACCAGTGCCAATAATTCTTTCTTGAATAATGGGTCTCTGTCTTCAAGCCCATCTTTCCCTTCAACCATTCCAcctcttctttttaataat GCAGCAGCGGCAGCAGCACTACAACCACCAGTGCCTTTGCCACCTCCATTACCAGCAGCACCA CATCAGAAGCTGCTAAGGATTGGCAATTTCAGCGGCAATCTTTTTGTTGGCACATCTGCTACAAATGCAAGTACAGGAAGTAGCATTTTTAGATTTAGTGCTGCAGCCACGTCTTCCGCTGCTAATAGTCAGTCTCAGGGTTCTACCCTTTTCAGTGCTGGTAGTGGATCTGCGCTTAGTGCACAGGCATCCCCTGCTGGGACTGGGGTTGCAGCTTTTACCAACAGCATTCCCATTCAATTCAGTTCATCTGCGCCATCCCCATCATTTGGATTGGCTGGCAATACAGCTCTCTCTTTTGGGAGTTCATCATTTGCTGTGTCAACTCCTGCTGCTAAGCCTTTTAATTCAGCAGCTGCTTTTGGACTTGGCACTTCTCCTACAAATGCAAGTACAGGAAGTAGCATTTTTGGATTTAATGCTGCAGCCACGTCTTCCGCTGCTAATAGTCAGTCTCAGGGTTCTACCCTTTTCAGTGCTGGTAGTGGATCTGCACTTAGTGCACAAGCATCCCCTGCTGGGACTGGGGTTGCAGCTTTTACCAACAGCATTCCCATTCAATTCAGTTCATCTGCGCCATCCCCATCATTTGGATTGGCTGGCAATACAGCTCTCTCTTCTGGGAGTTCATCATTTGCTGTGTCAACTCCTGCTGCTAAGCCTTTTAATTCAGCAACTGCTTTTGGACTTGGCACTTCTGCTACAAATGCAAGTACAGGAAGTAGCATTTTTGGATTTAGTGTTGCAGCCACGTCTTCCGCTGCTAATAGTCAGTCTCAGGGTTCTACCCTTTTCAGCGCTGGTAGTGGATCTGTGCTTAGTGCACAGGCATTCCCTGCTGGGGCTGGGGTTGCAGCTTTTACCAACAGCATTCCCATTCAATTCAGTTCATCTGCGCCATCCCCATCATTTGGATCGGCTGGCAATACAGCTCTCTCTTCTGGGAGTTCATCATTTGCTGTGTCAACTCCTGCTGCTAAGCCTTTTAATTCAGCAGCTGCTTTTGTACTTGGCACTTCTGCTTCTTCAACAGATGCCAACTCTAATAATGCCATAGGTAGTACTACTTCAAGCTTGTTTGGTTCTTGGCAGCCTTCAAATTCTCCAATATTTGGTTCAAGTTTGACATTCaactcttcatcttcatcaatTGGGTCGTCCGTTGCAGCATCTACTGCTTTTGTTGCTGCTACAACATCACCCTCAACTGGGTTTTCCTTCCCAATATCATCTACAACTTCTGTTCCTACCACTACATCGCCTTCATCAGGGTTTTCTTTTGCAGCATCTACATCTTCTGTTGCTGCTTCTACAACATCCTCAACTGGATTTCCCTTTGCAGCATCTGGTGCATCTCCCTCAGCTGGGTTTCCATTTGCAGCATCTACAGCTTCTACTGCTGCTCCTAGCAGCGCAC CTGTTGCATTTGGATCATCCATTGTTGCATCATCTGGTCCCACTTTCTCATTTACTTTAGCCATGGCTACTCCCACATCACAGCCCGTATTTGGTAACCCTAACCCCTTCACAATTAATCCATCTTCCTCGGGAAATAATGATCAAATGAATATGGAAGACAGCATGGAAGTGGATACCATTCAAGCTTCCATGCCCACAGTTCCAGTATTTGGCCAAGCTCCTGTCACACCACAGAACCAATCTCCATTTCAGGCTTCAAATAGTTTAGGAGGGAGCAGCTTCTCACTGGGTGCTGGTCGCGGTGATATGGTTAATCGAAAAATTGTCAGAGTTAGTCGCAATCCTCAATTTGGAGCCCCACAGAATTCAGCCACCCCACAGAACCAATCTCCATTTCAGGCTTCAAATAGTTTAGGAGGGAGCAGCTTCTCACTGGGTGCTGGTGGCGGTGATAAGGCTAATCGAAAAATTGTCAGAGTTAGTCGCAATCCTCAATTTGGAGCCCCACAGAATTCAGCCACCCCACAGAACCAATCTCCATTTCAGGCTTCAAATAGTTTAGGAGGGAGCAGCTTCTCACTGGGTGCTGGTGGCGGTGATAAGGCTAATCGAAAAATTGTCAGAGTTAGTCGCAATCCTCAATTTGGAGCCCCACAGAATTCAGCCACCCCACAGAACCAATCTCCATTTCAGGCTTCAAATAGTTTAGGAGGGAGCAGCTTCTCACTGGGTGCTGGTGGCGGTGATAAGGCTAATCGAAAAATTGTCAGAGTTAGTCGCAATCCTCAATTTGGAGCCCCACAGAATTCAGCCACCCCACAGAACCAATCTCCATTTCAGGCTTCAAATAGTTTAGGAGGGAGCAGCTTCTCACTGGGTGCTGGTGGCGGTGATAAGGCTAATCGAAAAATTGTCAGAGTTAGTCGCAACAAGACGCGGAGAAAGTAA
- the LOC126722116 gene encoding uncharacterized protein LOC126722116 isoform X1 has product MSNRLQGSIITNIPRTFTTVRKHSFSAPTPRVWFNSLPIGMEGNDISISTVASEMVVGDRELLDKKIAAIRSTGHQKLQVIADFDRTLTKYSINGQLGSSSHGLLRQENPEFDAKRRQLFEYYHPLEFSPTIPIEEKTRLMEEWWGKTHALLIEGGLTYDAIKQSVANASIAFREGVAELFEFLEERDIPVLIFSAGLADIIEEVLRQKLHRSFKNVKIVSNRMIFDSDGRLVSFKGKTIHSLNKNEHALDMAAPLHDRLGDINGSTDDNASVKRRTNVLLLGDHIGDLGMSDGLNYETRISVGFLNDHIEKSLSSYSKAFDVVYLNDAPMWGVVKLVSQLCSAGVD; this is encoded by the exons ATGAGTAATCGACTGCAAGGCAGCATCATCACCAATATCCCTCGCACCTTCACCACCGTTCGCAAACACTCCTTCTCTGCTCCCACTCCCAG GGTTTGGTTCAATAGTTTACCAATCGGCATGGAAGGAAATGATATCTCCATCTCCACGGTTGCTTCCGAGATGGTAGTCGGTGACCGTGAGCTTCTCGACAAGAAAATCGCTGCAATTCGAAGCACTGGTCATCAAAAACTCCAG GTAATTGCAGATTTTGATCGCACATTAACAAAGTATTCGATCAATGGCCAACTTGGGTCAA GCAGTCATGGCCTTTTGCGACAGGAGAATCCAGAATTTGATGCCAAGAGGCGGCAATTATTTGAATATTATCATCCATTAGAGTTTTCCCCAACAATTCCAATCGAAGAGAAAACAAGGCTCATGGAGGAGTG GTGGGGGAAAACTCATGCACTTCTTATTGAGGGAGGCCTTACATATGATGCAATAAAGCAATCCGTTGCTAATGCCTCAATTGCTTTTAGGGAGGGTGTTGctgaactttttgaatttttggag GAAAGAGACATTCCTGTTCTTATATTTTCCGCAGGGCTTGCTGATATCATAGAAGAG GTCCTGAGGCAGAAACTTCATAGATCTttcaaaaatgttaaaattgtcTCAAACAGAATGATATTTGACAGTGACGGTCGCCTTGTCTCTTTTAAAG GGAAGACTATTCATAGCCTCAATAAAAATGAGCATGCTCTTGATATGGCTGCTCCTTTACATGACCGATTGGGTGATATTAATGGGTCAACTGATGACAATGCCTCGGTGAAGAGGAGGACCAATGTGCTGCTTCTTGGTGATCACATTGGAGACTTGGGAATGTCTGATGGTTTGAACTATGAGACTCGAATATCAGTGGGTTTTCt GAATGACCATATTGAGAAATCTCTTAGTAGCTACAGCAAAGCCTTTGATGTTGTTTACCTG AATGATGCACCCATGTGGGGAGTAGTCAAGCTTGTCTCTCAGCTATGTTCAGCTGGAGTTGATTAA
- the LOC126722116 gene encoding uncharacterized protein LOC126722116 isoform X3 — protein MSNRLQGSIITNIPRTFTTVRKHSFSAPTPRVWFNSLPIGMEGNDISISTVASEMVVGDRELLDKKIAAIRSTGHQKLQVIADFDRTLTKYSINGQLGSSSHGLLRQENPEFDAKRRQLFEYYHPLEFSPTIPIEEKTRLMEEWWGKTHALLIEGGLTYDAIKQSVANASIAFREGVAELFEFLEERDIPVLIFSAGLADIIEEVLRQKLHRSFKNVKIVSNRMIFDSDGRLVSFKGKTIHSLNKNEHALDMAAPLHDRLGDINGSTDDNASVKRRTNVLLLGDHIGDLGMSDGLNYETRISVGFLMMHPCGE, from the exons ATGAGTAATCGACTGCAAGGCAGCATCATCACCAATATCCCTCGCACCTTCACCACCGTTCGCAAACACTCCTTCTCTGCTCCCACTCCCAG GGTTTGGTTCAATAGTTTACCAATCGGCATGGAAGGAAATGATATCTCCATCTCCACGGTTGCTTCCGAGATGGTAGTCGGTGACCGTGAGCTTCTCGACAAGAAAATCGCTGCAATTCGAAGCACTGGTCATCAAAAACTCCAG GTAATTGCAGATTTTGATCGCACATTAACAAAGTATTCGATCAATGGCCAACTTGGGTCAA GCAGTCATGGCCTTTTGCGACAGGAGAATCCAGAATTTGATGCCAAGAGGCGGCAATTATTTGAATATTATCATCCATTAGAGTTTTCCCCAACAATTCCAATCGAAGAGAAAACAAGGCTCATGGAGGAGTG GTGGGGGAAAACTCATGCACTTCTTATTGAGGGAGGCCTTACATATGATGCAATAAAGCAATCCGTTGCTAATGCCTCAATTGCTTTTAGGGAGGGTGTTGctgaactttttgaatttttggag GAAAGAGACATTCCTGTTCTTATATTTTCCGCAGGGCTTGCTGATATCATAGAAGAG GTCCTGAGGCAGAAACTTCATAGATCTttcaaaaatgttaaaattgtcTCAAACAGAATGATATTTGACAGTGACGGTCGCCTTGTCTCTTTTAAAG GGAAGACTATTCATAGCCTCAATAAAAATGAGCATGCTCTTGATATGGCTGCTCCTTTACATGACCGATTGGGTGATATTAATGGGTCAACTGATGACAATGCCTCGGTGAAGAGGAGGACCAATGTGCTGCTTCTTGGTGATCACATTGGAGACTTGGGAATGTCTGATGGTTTGAACTATGAGACTCGAATATCAGTGGGTTTTCt AATGATGCACCCATGTGGGGAGTAG
- the LOC126721947 gene encoding uncharacterized protein LOC126721947, translating to MYQSNSKNAFQLEHCWRILRNEAKWLILRDNLKVHTRQLATQSCHTFASSINLDEDNDEMNSGETLKRPISKKAKKEKLKKRKNCDDVVPILSSQLDEIKEEKRRMHEEKKESMHIALEERRESMCIASEEQRELIRIKEEKNEVEKRKMEDEIMMKDTRTMDPEQKEYIRLCCLEILERLRSKFPS from the coding sequence ATGTATCAAAGTAATAGCAAAAATGCATTTCAATTGGAACATTGTTGGAGAATTTTGAGGAATGAAGCTAAGTGGTTGATTCTAAGAGATAATTTGAAAGTCCACACAAGACAACTAGCCACACAATCTTGTCATACTTTTGCAAGCTCAATAAATCTAGATGAAGATAATGATGAGATGAACTCCGGTGAAACCTTGAAGAGACCCATAAGCAAGAAGGCCAAAAaggagaaattaaagaaaagaaagaattgtgATGACGTGGTCCCAATACTTTCCTCCCAATTGGACGAAATCAAGGAAGAAAAGAGGAGAATGCATgaggagaaaaaggaaagtATGCACATTGCATTAGAAGAACGAAGAGAGTCAATGTGCATTGCATCCGAAGAACAAAGAGAGTTAATTCGTATCAAGGAAGAGAAGAATGAAgtagaaaagaggaaaatggaAGATGAAATTATGATGAAAGATACAAGAACCATGGATCCTGAGCAAAAAGAATATATTCGTCTATGTTGTTTGGAAATCTTGGAGAGGTTAAGGTCTAAATTTCCATCataa
- the LOC126722120 gene encoding uncharacterized protein At3g28850-like — protein MKAIMKGKILKKLKSIRPIGYLKQDRVLQVNASDGYADFLPKSPSLRAQTELICEETEQKQSIETGVTVEEPDIIDVEELMRDLEDEEGMDFDDEINNKENIGPPLEAKETAAYEKSKPEFRENRALEESEMGNGNCQQTPLSEIDISSFRKPDLNSGTLFDPNLLAAFELAVKEHIRMSEAERRARIEQENLEKIAEEREKEKEKEEEEEPPSKTRRVEQENPLLEFEEKCPPGGKDSVIFYTTTLHGIRKTFEDCNSIRFLLESFRVVFYEKDVSMHMEFKEELWKILDSKAAPPRLFIKGRYIGGAEEVLALHEQGKFRPLFHGVPIDRSNGACEGCAGVRFVLCSKCNGSHRIVSTEGESNVCPECNENGLIVCPICC, from the coding sequence ATGAAGGCAATTATGAAGGGGAAGATATTGAAGAAGCTCAAATCGATTCGACCCATTGGGTATCTGAAACAAGATCGAGTTCTCCAAGTAAATGCATCAGATGGGTACGCTGACTTTCTCCCCAAGAGTCCAAGTCTCAGAGCTCAGACCGAGTTGATTTGCGAAGAAACAGAGCAGAAGCAGAGCATAGAGACAGGTGTGACAGTGGAAGAGCCTGACATTATCGATGTTGAGGAGCTTATGCGAGaccttgaagatgaagaaggtATGGATTTTGATGACGAAATCAACAACAAAGAGAACATCGGACCACCATTGGAAGCAAAAGAGACAGCTGCATACGAGAAATCGAAGCCGGAATTTCGGGAAAACAGAGCTTTGGAAGAATCGGAAATGGGAAACGGTAATTGTCAACAAACACCTTTATCGGAGATTGACATCTCGTCGTTCCGAAAGCCAGACTTGAACTCCGGTACACTCTTTGACCCAAACCTACTCGCTGCCTTTGAGCTAGCCGTGAAAGAGCATATTCGAATGAGTGAAGCAGAGAGAAGAGCCAGAATTGAGCAAGAGAATCTTGAAAAAATTgcagaagaaagagaaaaagaaaaagaaaaagaagaagaagaagagcctCCATCGAAAACACGTCGAGTTGAGCAAGAGAACCCTCTATTAGAATTCGAAGAGAAATGCCCACCAGGAGGAAAAGACTCAGTAATTTTCTACACAACCACACTCCACGGGATAAGGAAGACATTCGAAGATTGCAATAGTATCCGCTTTCTTTTGGAGAGTTTTCGGGTGGTATTTTACGAGAAAGATGTGTCGATGCATATGGAATTTAAGGAAGAGTTGTGGAAGATTTTGGACAGTAAAGCAGCTCCTCCAAGGCTTTTTATTAAGGGGAGATATATAGGCGGAGCAGAAGAGGTTTTGGCGTTACACGAGCAAGGGAAGTTTCGGCCACTCTTCCATGGAGTTCCGATTGATCGATCTAATGGTGCATGTGAAGGGTGTGCTGGAGTTCGTTTTGTGCTTTGTTCCAAGTGCAATGGCAGCCACAGGATTGTTTCCACAGAGGGAGAGTCGAATGTGTGTCCAGAGTGTAATGAGAATGGGTTGATCGTATGCCCAATTTGCTGCTGA
- the LOC126722116 gene encoding uncharacterized protein LOC126722116 isoform X2, with amino-acid sequence MSNRLQGSIITNIPRTFTTVRKHSFSAPTPRVWFNSLPIGMEGNDISISTVASEMVVGDRELLDKKIAAIRSTGHQKLQVIADFDRTLTKYSINGQLGSSSHGLLRQENPEFDAKRRQLFEYYHPLEFSPTIPIEEKTRLMEEWWGKTHALLIEGGLTYDAIKQSVANASIAFREGVAELFEFLEERDIPVLIFSAGLADIIEEVLRQKLHRSFKNVKIVSNRMIFDSDGRLVSFKGKTIHSLNKNEHALDMAAPLHDRLGDINGSTDDNASVKRRTNVLLLGDHIGDLGMSDGLNYETRISVGFLNDHIEKSLSSYSKAFDVVYLVRKFGFVHVSY; translated from the exons ATGAGTAATCGACTGCAAGGCAGCATCATCACCAATATCCCTCGCACCTTCACCACCGTTCGCAAACACTCCTTCTCTGCTCCCACTCCCAG GGTTTGGTTCAATAGTTTACCAATCGGCATGGAAGGAAATGATATCTCCATCTCCACGGTTGCTTCCGAGATGGTAGTCGGTGACCGTGAGCTTCTCGACAAGAAAATCGCTGCAATTCGAAGCACTGGTCATCAAAAACTCCAG GTAATTGCAGATTTTGATCGCACATTAACAAAGTATTCGATCAATGGCCAACTTGGGTCAA GCAGTCATGGCCTTTTGCGACAGGAGAATCCAGAATTTGATGCCAAGAGGCGGCAATTATTTGAATATTATCATCCATTAGAGTTTTCCCCAACAATTCCAATCGAAGAGAAAACAAGGCTCATGGAGGAGTG GTGGGGGAAAACTCATGCACTTCTTATTGAGGGAGGCCTTACATATGATGCAATAAAGCAATCCGTTGCTAATGCCTCAATTGCTTTTAGGGAGGGTGTTGctgaactttttgaatttttggag GAAAGAGACATTCCTGTTCTTATATTTTCCGCAGGGCTTGCTGATATCATAGAAGAG GTCCTGAGGCAGAAACTTCATAGATCTttcaaaaatgttaaaattgtcTCAAACAGAATGATATTTGACAGTGACGGTCGCCTTGTCTCTTTTAAAG GGAAGACTATTCATAGCCTCAATAAAAATGAGCATGCTCTTGATATGGCTGCTCCTTTACATGACCGATTGGGTGATATTAATGGGTCAACTGATGACAATGCCTCGGTGAAGAGGAGGACCAATGTGCTGCTTCTTGGTGATCACATTGGAGACTTGGGAATGTCTGATGGTTTGAACTATGAGACTCGAATATCAGTGGGTTTTCt GAATGACCATATTGAGAAATCTCTTAGTAGCTACAGCAAAGCCTTTGATGTTGTTTACCTG GTTAGGAAATTTGGATTTGTGCATGTCAGCTACTGA